The following proteins come from a genomic window of Peptoniphilus equinus:
- a CDS encoding V-type ATP synthase subunit D — translation MTRLNVSPTRMNLSTLKTRLSTSSRGHKLLKDKQDELMRRFIELVRENKTLRREVEAELIEASKKFMLASSSTDPKMLEAAVSFPTQVTELEIEIENVMSVFVPNMQFHTKALTESGSIYPYGFAQTTSDLDEAIEGLKSVMARLLELAQMEKSTQLMADEIEKTRRRVNALEYKTIPDLEETIHYIRAKLDENERASITRLMKVKDIISKEEDKPPVTQPPSSPGHNKAVNLKF, via the coding sequence ATGACAAGACTTAATGTCAGTCCAACGCGAATGAACTTGAGTACGCTGAAGACGCGTCTGAGCACATCTTCTCGTGGTCATAAGCTACTGAAAGATAAGCAGGACGAACTTATGCGTCGCTTTATAGAATTGGTTCGGGAGAATAAGACCCTGCGCAGGGAAGTGGAAGCCGAGCTCATTGAAGCTTCAAAAAAGTTTATGTTGGCATCGTCTTCTACAGATCCGAAAATGTTGGAGGCGGCTGTGTCGTTTCCCACCCAGGTCACGGAGCTTGAGATAGAAATTGAAAATGTCATGAGCGTTTTTGTGCCCAATATGCAATTTCACACCAAAGCGTTGACTGAGTCCGGATCGATTTATCCCTACGGCTTTGCTCAAACCACCTCGGATTTGGACGAGGCCATAGAAGGGTTGAAATCTGTTATGGCACGACTGCTTGAGCTGGCTCAGATGGAAAAATCTACCCAGCTCATGGCGGATGAAATTGAAAAGACGCGCCGCCGTGTCAATGCACTGGAGTACAAGACCATTCCGGACTTGGAAGAAACCATTCACTACATTCGCGCAAAATTGGATGAAAACGAACGGGCGAGCATTACTCGTCTGATGAAGGTCAAAGATATTATTTCCAAAGAGGAAGATAAACCGCCGGTCACACAGCCGCCATCGTCACCGGGGCACAACAAAGCGGTCAATCTCAAATTTTAA
- a CDS encoding V-type ATP synthase subunit C, protein MKREAFVQASVQTRIYEKNLLSDVDFKNFIEAKTVEGLINSLGDTVYKEEAMKLRSVDDYDKALENVLIGFYNTMYDIAHDDDVIDLLALKYVYHNLKVAAKEQLLHEDLSHLYYPIKGDVQAIKASLNEFSDNAYATVLQGALETFELTKDPQDVDIYLDNAYFDAIKALAKESQVELFETYVRDLVDFTNIATTLRLRRRGDAQDLLAKALIDGGMLDLGTLNHFYESEDTALLTRVNFRKYLDEGLKAYKETGSMAEFEKAKDNYFMALIKNYKHTTYGPEILFNYLYARETEIKNIRLIFIGLLNGTDEDVLRQRLRDTYV, encoded by the coding sequence ATGAAACGAGAAGCTTTTGTGCAGGCGTCGGTTCAGACGCGCATATATGAAAAGAATTTACTCTCTGATGTAGATTTTAAAAACTTTATTGAAGCTAAGACGGTCGAAGGACTTATCAATTCCCTGGGAGATACGGTCTACAAGGAAGAGGCGATGAAGCTTAGGAGCGTGGACGATTACGACAAAGCTTTGGAGAATGTCCTCATCGGTTTCTACAATACCATGTATGACATTGCCCACGACGATGATGTCATCGATTTGTTGGCTTTAAAATACGTTTACCACAACCTCAAAGTAGCTGCGAAGGAGCAACTGCTTCACGAGGATTTATCTCACTTATACTATCCTATCAAAGGTGATGTGCAGGCTATTAAGGCGTCACTCAACGAGTTTTCGGACAATGCCTATGCCACTGTATTGCAAGGGGCGCTGGAAACTTTTGAGCTCACCAAAGACCCTCAGGATGTGGATATCTATCTGGATAACGCCTACTTCGATGCCATAAAAGCGTTGGCGAAAGAGAGTCAGGTGGAGCTCTTTGAGACGTATGTCCGGGATTTAGTGGATTTCACCAACATTGCTACGACGCTCAGACTGCGACGTCGCGGTGACGCACAGGACCTTTTAGCCAAAGCGCTGATTGACGGCGGCATGTTGGATCTCGGCACGTTAAATCACTTTTATGAGTCAGAAGACACGGCGCTGTTAACTCGGGTGAACTTTCGCAAGTACTTAGATGAGGGGCTGAAGGCCTATAAAGAGACCGGATCCATGGCAGAGTTTGAAAAAGCCAAGGACAACTACTTTATGGCACTGATCAAAAATTATAAACATACGACCTATGGCCCTGAGATACTCTTCAACTATCTCTATGCGAGAGAAACGGAAATAAAAAATATTCGACTGATCTTTATCGGCCTGTTAAACGGTACGGATGAAGACGTCTTACGACAAAGGTTACGTGATACTTATGTATAA
- a CDS encoding V-type ATP synthase subunit F, whose amino-acid sequence MYKIAVVGDKNSVLAFKALGVEVKACYTKDDARLIVDELAREKYGLIFITEDLAQEIETTINRYNNVTIPAIVPIPSNKGSLGIGMKKIDSNVEKAVGSNIL is encoded by the coding sequence ATGTATAAAATTGCAGTCGTTGGCGACAAAAATTCCGTCCTTGCCTTTAAAGCTCTGGGCGTTGAAGTCAAGGCGTGTTATACCAAAGACGATGCAAGGCTTATCGTGGATGAACTGGCCCGGGAAAAATATGGCCTCATCTTTATCACGGAAGACCTTGCACAAGAGATCGAAACAACTATTAACAGATATAACAATGTTACCATTCCAGCCATTGTACCCATTCCATCGAATAAGGGATCCCTTGGCATCGGCATGAAGAAAATCGACAGCAATGTAGAAAAAGCCGTTGGCAGTAACATTTTGTAA
- a CDS encoding V-type ATP synthase subunit B, with translation MLKEYRSVTEVVGPLMVVEGVEGVEYEELVDIELQTGERRRGRVIEINKDKAMVQIFEGSSGINLAGTKVRFLGHPLELGVSPDMIGRVFDGLGVPIDGGPKIIADEKIDINGTAINPVSRDYPSEFIQTGISTIDGLNTLVRGQKLPIFSGAGLPHNNVAAQIARQAKVLGTDDKFAVVFTAMGITFEEAQFFIDSFKETGAIDRAVLFMNLADDPAIERLATPKMALTCAEYLAFEQDMHVLVIMTDMTNYAEALREVSAARKEVPGRRGYPGYLYTDLAGIYERAGRIKGRKGSITQIPILTMPEDDITHPIPDLTGYITEGQIILSKELYKQGIQPPINVIPSLSRLKDKGIGADKTREDHADTMNQIYAAYTSGKEAKELSVILGESALSEADKAFAKFADAFERDYVDQGYETNRDIEETLDTGWKLLSIIPKTELKRIDDKLIAKYLSEETVTETKKAPHEVLSKKVDKTIDQIDKERQDSSLAAAKAVLETMHTDTQKGRD, from the coding sequence ATGCTTAAAGAATATCGTTCCGTCACCGAAGTTGTCGGCCCCCTTATGGTTGTGGAAGGGGTTGAAGGTGTCGAATATGAAGAATTAGTTGATATTGAGCTCCAAACCGGCGAGCGTCGCCGCGGCCGTGTCATTGAAATCAACAAAGACAAAGCTATGGTGCAAATTTTTGAAGGATCTTCCGGCATCAATCTGGCCGGGACCAAAGTGCGCTTTTTAGGGCACCCGTTGGAGCTGGGCGTGAGTCCGGATATGATCGGGCGTGTATTCGACGGCCTCGGGGTACCTATTGACGGCGGTCCGAAGATTATCGCCGATGAGAAAATTGATATCAACGGGACTGCAATTAACCCGGTATCTCGAGACTATCCGTCCGAGTTTATCCAAACGGGGATTTCCACCATTGACGGTCTGAACACTCTTGTTCGTGGGCAAAAACTTCCTATCTTTTCAGGAGCCGGCTTACCACACAACAATGTAGCGGCTCAAATTGCCCGACAAGCCAAAGTATTGGGCACCGATGATAAATTTGCCGTCGTCTTTACCGCGATGGGCATCACTTTTGAAGAAGCTCAGTTCTTTATCGACTCTTTTAAAGAAACTGGTGCGATCGACCGTGCCGTATTGTTTATGAACTTGGCGGACGACCCCGCCATTGAACGACTTGCCACGCCGAAAATGGCCCTTACCTGTGCGGAATACTTAGCATTTGAACAGGATATGCACGTGCTGGTTATCATGACTGATATGACCAACTATGCCGAAGCCCTTCGCGAGGTGTCGGCAGCACGTAAGGAAGTACCGGGGCGTCGTGGTTATCCGGGCTACCTCTACACCGACCTTGCCGGTATCTATGAGCGGGCAGGGCGGATTAAAGGGCGCAAAGGGTCCATCACTCAAATTCCGATTCTCACCATGCCGGAAGATGACATTACGCACCCAATTCCGGATCTTACCGGCTACATTACGGAAGGACAGATTATTCTTTCCAAAGAGCTGTATAAACAGGGCATTCAGCCGCCGATCAATGTTATCCCGTCCCTTTCCCGTCTCAAGGATAAGGGGATTGGTGCAGATAAAACTCGTGAAGACCATGCTGATACCATGAACCAGATCTATGCGGCCTACACTTCCGGCAAGGAAGCGAAGGAACTCTCGGTCATTTTAGGGGAGTCAGCCCTATCGGAAGCGGACAAGGCGTTTGCCAAGTTTGCTGATGCCTTTGAGCGGGATTATGTGGATCAGGGTTATGAGACCAATCGGGATATTGAAGAGACGCTGGACACCGGATGGAAGCTTCTTAGCATCATCCCTAAGACAGAGCTCAAGCGTATTGATGACAAGCTCATTGCTAAGTATCTTTCTGAGGAGACTGTGACCGAGACAAAGAAAGCGCCTCACGAAGTACTGTCCAAAAAAGTGGATAAGACCATCGATCAAATAGACAAGGAGCGGCAGGATAGTTCGTTGGCTGCGGCCAAGGCAGTTCTTGAGACGATGCATACCGACACCCAGAAAGGTCGCGATTAG
- a CDS encoding V-type ATP synthase subunit K — MAQFWIENGGMILGGLGVALAVALSGIGSAKGVGIAGEAASGVIIEEPEKFGKALVLQLLPGTQGLYGFIIGMLTMLRLSPEITLAQGFGYLMAAVPIGLVGLFSAIAQGKVVVSGINILAKKEEDMTKAIVLAVMVEMYAILALAISFLLMNRV; from the coding sequence ATGGCACAATTTTGGATTGAAAACGGAGGTATGATTTTAGGCGGCCTTGGGGTTGCACTTGCGGTAGCCCTCTCAGGTATCGGCTCTGCCAAGGGGGTCGGCATCGCAGGGGAAGCCGCATCCGGCGTCATTATTGAAGAACCTGAAAAATTCGGGAAAGCCCTCGTGCTCCAACTGTTGCCGGGGACGCAAGGTCTTTACGGCTTTATTATCGGGATGCTGACGATGCTTCGTCTCAGCCCTGAAATCACTTTGGCGCAAGGTTTCGGCTACTTAATGGCAGCTGTGCCTATCGGACTGGTAGGTCTTTTTTCCGCCATTGCACAAGGTAAAGTTGTCGTTAGCGGGATCAACATCCTCGCCAAGAAAGAAGAAGATATGACCAAGGCCATTGTCCTTGCGGTCATGGTTGAAATGTATGCCATTTTAGCTCTTGCTATCTCATTCCTTCTTATGAACCGTGTCTAA
- the lepB gene encoding signal peptidase I has product MNGFGWVVAAFVLAGLIWAKGHLFRVVGNSMSPTLNHGDLLKVRTAVPSQLSRGTLVIFVLLGQTQSYLKRIVAVAGDEVLVVGDHVFVTEGPHNRPITPVDGGCVFRLKSGELYVLGDNRDASKDSRHFGPIRVGDVTHMVDRRLVGPKT; this is encoded by the coding sequence ATGAATGGATTCGGTTGGGTGGTGGCGGCTTTTGTCCTCGCCGGACTTATTTGGGCCAAAGGACATCTCTTTCGAGTCGTTGGCAACAGCATGAGCCCCACGTTAAATCATGGCGACCTGTTAAAAGTGAGGACGGCGGTGCCGAGTCAGCTGTCGCGAGGGACGTTGGTAATCTTTGTCCTCCTGGGGCAGACACAGTCGTATTTAAAACGTATTGTGGCCGTTGCAGGTGATGAGGTCCTTGTTGTGGGGGATCATGTCTTTGTCACTGAAGGACCTCACAACAGACCGATCACACCGGTGGACGGTGGTTGTGTCTTTCGTCTTAAGTCGGGAGAACTGTATGTCCTCGGCGACAACAGAGATGCGTCGAAAGATTCTCGTCACTTCGGACCGATCCGTGTCGGAGATGTGACGCATATGGTTGACCGACGTCTTGTCGGGCCAAAGACATAA
- a CDS encoding V-type ATP synthase subunit A yields the protein MNTGHVIKVSGPLVVAGGMTDASVYDVVEVSKDKLIGEIIEMRGDEASIQVYEETTGIAPGDDVYTTGSPLSVELGPGLIEQMFDGIQRPLEKLQEVAGDFLVKGAEVHNLNREKLWDFVPVVNVGDDLQGGDVVGTVQETEVIEHKIMVPPDVKGKVKSVQSGSFHVDDVVYVLETEMGDKEFTMIQKWPVRRARPIGEKIDPNTPLITGQRVIDTFFPITKGGTAAIPGPFGSGKTVVQHQLAKWADAQVVVYVGCGERGNEMTDVLMEFPELIDERTGESIMKRTVLIANTSNMPVAAREASIYTGITICEYYRDMGYSVAMMADSTSRWAEALREMSGRLEEMPGDEGYPAYLASRVAEFYERAGRVRCLGADAREGALSVIGAVSPPGGDISEPVTQSTLRIVKIFWKLDYNLSYARHFPAINWIESYSLYQAKMDKFFDQSVDPEFSLRRKAAMALLQEESSLQEIVRLVGRDSLSEKDQLKLEVAKSLREDYLQQNAFHEVDTFCSLEKQNLMMKTIMGFYDEGLRGLEHGAYLSEIEKLPVREAITRMKYVPEEELSKLEQILDDVHSAIDGIIPHARKSEAPQTTTEDKEATHA from the coding sequence TTGAATACAGGACACGTTATAAAAGTTTCCGGACCCCTCGTTGTCGCCGGTGGTATGACCGATGCGTCAGTGTATGATGTGGTGGAAGTGTCAAAGGATAAGCTCATTGGCGAAATCATCGAAATGCGCGGCGATGAGGCTTCAATTCAAGTCTATGAAGAGACTACTGGGATTGCTCCGGGGGATGATGTTTATACGACAGGCTCACCACTTTCGGTAGAACTGGGACCCGGACTCATTGAGCAGATGTTTGACGGAATTCAGCGTCCGCTGGAAAAGCTCCAGGAAGTGGCAGGCGATTTTCTTGTCAAAGGCGCGGAAGTACACAATTTGAACAGAGAGAAGCTCTGGGACTTTGTCCCTGTTGTCAACGTGGGGGACGACCTCCAAGGTGGCGACGTGGTGGGGACGGTTCAGGAGACGGAAGTCATTGAACACAAGATTATGGTGCCGCCGGATGTGAAAGGTAAAGTTAAATCAGTGCAATCCGGATCGTTTCATGTCGATGATGTGGTTTACGTCCTCGAGACTGAAATGGGAGATAAAGAGTTCACGATGATTCAAAAGTGGCCGGTGCGTCGTGCGCGTCCTATTGGCGAAAAGATTGACCCGAATACGCCGCTCATTACTGGTCAGCGGGTTATCGATACGTTTTTTCCGATCACCAAAGGCGGTACGGCGGCGATTCCGGGTCCGTTCGGATCCGGAAAAACTGTCGTACAACACCAGCTGGCTAAGTGGGCCGATGCTCAGGTGGTCGTTTATGTCGGCTGCGGTGAACGGGGCAATGAAATGACCGACGTACTGATGGAGTTTCCGGAACTTATCGATGAGCGCACCGGCGAGTCCATTATGAAGCGTACAGTGCTTATTGCCAATACATCGAATATGCCGGTGGCGGCGCGTGAAGCATCCATTTATACCGGGATCACCATTTGTGAATACTATCGGGATATGGGATATTCTGTAGCCATGATGGCGGATTCCACGTCCCGTTGGGCGGAGGCGCTCCGTGAAATGTCGGGACGTCTGGAAGAGATGCCCGGTGATGAAGGCTACCCCGCATATCTTGCCAGCCGTGTGGCGGAGTTTTATGAACGTGCCGGCCGTGTGAGATGCCTCGGGGCAGACGCAAGGGAAGGGGCACTGTCCGTCATCGGTGCAGTATCGCCTCCGGGCGGAGATATTTCTGAGCCGGTCACCCAGTCCACCCTGCGAATTGTCAAAATTTTCTGGAAGTTGGATTATAACTTATCCTATGCCCGTCACTTCCCAGCCATTAACTGGATCGAGTCATATTCCCTTTATCAAGCTAAGATGGATAAGTTCTTTGATCAGAGCGTGGATCCGGAGTTCTCTCTGCGACGAAAAGCGGCGATGGCGCTGCTCCAGGAAGAATCCTCGCTTCAAGAAATTGTCCGTCTGGTCGGACGGGACAGTTTGTCTGAAAAAGATCAGTTGAAGCTTGAGGTGGCTAAGTCCCTTAGAGAAGATTATCTCCAACAAAATGCCTTCCATGAGGTGGATACGTTCTGCTCCCTTGAGAAACAAAATCTGATGATGAAGACGATTATGGGTTTCTATGATGAAGGCCTTCGAGGTCTGGAACACGGCGCTTACCTTTCTGAGATTGAGAAGCTGCCGGTACGTGAAGCTATTACGCGGATGAAGTATGTGCCGGAAGAAGAACTGTCCAAGTTGGAGCAAATCTTAGACGATGTGCATAGTGCCATTGACGGCATCATTCCACATGCACGCAAATCCGAGGCACCGCAAACAACCACCGAAGATAAGGAGGCAACCCATGCTTAA
- a CDS encoding V-type ATP synthase subunit E, with protein sequence MSNIETLLAEIEAKAKQEELSIIDAAKKEAEAIVQRAELDVAREEELLQRRGESERQSLYERTISSAQLKGRDSVLKAREATIDEVFRLALEKLNALSDEAYLEVIESTVAKLELKDPLLYVRADKRDFVSAHMTMKLAEETVKSGFSIADGAVVYNNDFGTLLESLRPDIEPKLYKKLRGGE encoded by the coding sequence GTGTCAAATATAGAAACTTTACTAGCAGAAATTGAAGCCAAAGCGAAACAGGAAGAGTTGAGTATAATTGACGCTGCCAAGAAGGAAGCTGAAGCTATTGTACAACGGGCCGAACTTGACGTGGCACGGGAAGAGGAGCTGCTGCAACGACGGGGTGAAAGCGAACGACAAAGTCTGTATGAGCGGACTATTTCCAGTGCACAGCTCAAAGGTCGGGACAGTGTGTTAAAGGCTAGGGAGGCCACTATCGATGAAGTCTTTCGTCTCGCGCTGGAGAAGCTGAATGCCCTCTCCGATGAGGCATACCTTGAGGTGATTGAAAGTACCGTGGCCAAACTCGAGCTTAAGGATCCTTTGCTCTACGTCAGAGCCGATAAAAGGGATTTTGTCAGCGCCCACATGACGATGAAGCTTGCCGAGGAGACGGTAAAGTCCGGGTTTAGCATTGCCGACGGTGCTGTGGTGTACAATAACGATTTTGGCACACTTCTGGAAAGTTTGCGTCCGGACATTGAGCCCAAGCTCTATAAAAAACTTCGTGGCGGTGAGTGA